Proteins from one Amycolatopsis benzoatilytica AK 16/65 genomic window:
- a CDS encoding S8 family peptidase, with protein MSRTRLPGWAARSVVVGSAVVLAAAVAVPAASAQGAPLAEPVVPAKVDASKVAGKLSPRLSAAQGPVTAFIELAKKPAVDAFKAEEGKGKEKAKQAAKAAKAETAAAVNSVVGQLKAADAGMKLVTQTANAVAGAVVTADAAKIRELARRPDVVSVRTVVPKTRTNASAEQLTNTLVSWQKTGKFGDNIRVGVIDDGIDYTHADFGGPGTAEAYNAVDRAKPSPLFPSAKVVGGTDLVGDDYDSAGKTGSPTPKPDLNPIACGEHGTHVAGTIAGFGVNADGSTFTGDYKKLNRKTLDAMRIGPGTAPKALLYAVKVFGCKGSTNVTSQALDWALDPDGDGDFTDHLDVVNLSLGSDFGAPDDPDSLFVRKLAQNNVLPVISAGNGGDINDIAGSPGNTPEALTVASSRDAGELRDAVEVKTPTAGQQPGQYSQEYTGYDNLDLTAPVVPLAADNNAGCKAYSAEDKAKAAGKTVWLEWDDNDATRACGSAARANNAQAAGAKAVLLSSTVEHFGAGIAGNAAVPMFQFTGKATQSARAGLNAGTLTVRLFGAGRTTLQTYDQSIVDTPSSFTSRGGRGPSVKPDVAAPGDTITSAFRGSGNGRLVISGTSMAAPHTSGITALVRQAHPDWSVEEVKADVVGTAVHDITDGAGHTYGPQRVGAGRIDAKAALDNQVLAYVQDDPGAVSVTFGTVEAGGPVTLSKTIKVVNKGVKAAEYSVGYEAVNSLPGVEYTVDKSSVKLNPRGVATVQVTLKIADPKALRKVLDPTMAATQAGLARQFVADASGRIAFTPKNGSTVPLRVAVYSSPKPVSAITTPTGVRFGANSAQAVLNVGGKGIDQGTGAQRYRSLISVLELQAESPQLPECDAHVTADCTLNRTAKGGDIRYVGAASTAPLAKAQGDPENAMLAFGVTTWSDFANLGSNTVPFVDIDTTGDGKPDFETFVTKATGSDVLLVNTVSLTKPGNPSVDLQAINGQLGDVDTNVFDSNVMVLPVSIAALGIDPKAASHRISYTVGTAGYYVAPGNKNGLIDEVGTPLSFDALAPAYAVQGGGDAALGYAAKPGTALVVNRNQGAIAGDKAKGLLAIEHHNASGQRASVVRIESQLQRG; from the coding sequence ATGAGCAGAACCCGGTTGCCCGGGTGGGCCGCCCGTTCAGTGGTCGTGGGCTCCGCGGTGGTGCTGGCGGCGGCGGTCGCCGTGCCCGCCGCGTCCGCGCAGGGCGCGCCGCTGGCCGAGCCGGTCGTCCCGGCGAAGGTCGACGCGAGCAAGGTCGCGGGCAAGCTTTCGCCCCGGCTGAGCGCCGCGCAGGGTCCCGTCACCGCGTTCATCGAGCTGGCGAAGAAGCCCGCCGTGGACGCGTTCAAGGCGGAGGAGGGCAAGGGCAAGGAGAAGGCCAAGCAGGCGGCGAAGGCGGCGAAGGCCGAGACCGCGGCCGCGGTCAACTCCGTCGTCGGTCAGTTGAAGGCCGCGGACGCGGGCATGAAGCTGGTCACGCAGACCGCCAACGCGGTGGCCGGTGCGGTGGTCACCGCCGACGCCGCCAAGATCCGCGAACTCGCGCGGCGTCCGGACGTCGTGTCGGTGCGCACCGTCGTGCCGAAGACCCGCACCAACGCCAGCGCCGAGCAGCTGACGAACACGCTGGTGAGCTGGCAGAAGACGGGCAAGTTCGGCGACAACATCCGCGTCGGCGTGATCGATGACGGCATCGACTACACACACGCCGACTTCGGCGGCCCCGGTACGGCTGAGGCGTACAACGCCGTCGACCGCGCCAAGCCGTCGCCGCTGTTCCCGAGCGCCAAGGTGGTCGGCGGCACCGACCTCGTCGGCGACGACTACGACTCGGCGGGCAAGACCGGCTCGCCGACGCCGAAGCCGGACCTCAACCCGATCGCGTGCGGCGAGCACGGCACGCACGTCGCGGGCACCATCGCAGGGTTCGGCGTGAACGCCGACGGCAGCACGTTCACCGGCGACTACAAGAAGCTGAACAGGAAGACGCTCGACGCGATGCGGATCGGGCCGGGCACAGCGCCGAAGGCTCTGCTCTACGCGGTCAAGGTATTCGGCTGCAAGGGTTCCACCAACGTCACCTCGCAGGCGCTGGACTGGGCTCTCGACCCGGACGGCGACGGCGACTTCACCGACCACCTCGACGTGGTGAACCTGTCGCTGGGCAGCGACTTCGGCGCGCCGGACGACCCGGACTCGCTGTTCGTGCGCAAGCTCGCGCAGAACAACGTGCTGCCAGTGATCTCGGCGGGCAACGGCGGCGATATCAACGACATCGCCGGTTCGCCGGGCAACACCCCGGAAGCGCTCACCGTGGCCAGCAGCCGCGACGCGGGCGAACTGCGCGACGCGGTCGAGGTCAAGACGCCGACCGCCGGTCAGCAGCCGGGCCAGTACAGCCAGGAATACACCGGCTACGACAACCTCGACCTGACTGCTCCGGTCGTGCCGCTCGCGGCGGACAACAACGCCGGCTGCAAGGCTTACTCGGCCGAGGACAAGGCGAAGGCCGCCGGCAAGACGGTGTGGCTGGAGTGGGACGACAACGACGCCACCCGGGCGTGCGGGTCCGCGGCGCGGGCCAACAACGCGCAGGCCGCCGGTGCCAAGGCGGTGCTGCTTTCGTCCACTGTGGAGCACTTCGGCGCGGGTATCGCGGGCAACGCGGCGGTCCCGATGTTCCAGTTCACCGGCAAAGCGACGCAGTCGGCTCGCGCCGGCCTGAACGCGGGCACGCTGACCGTGCGGCTGTTCGGTGCCGGGCGGACCACGCTGCAGACCTATGACCAGTCCATCGTGGACACTCCGAGCTCGTTCACCTCGCGCGGCGGACGCGGTCCGTCGGTGAAGCCGGACGTCGCGGCTCCGGGCGACACGATCACGTCGGCGTTCCGCGGCAGCGGCAACGGCCGGCTGGTCATCTCGGGCACGTCGATGGCCGCCCCGCACACCTCGGGCATCACGGCGCTGGTCCGCCAGGCACACCCGGACTGGAGCGTCGAAGAGGTCAAGGCCGACGTCGTGGGCACCGCGGTGCACGACATCACCGACGGCGCGGGCCACACCTACGGCCCGCAGCGCGTCGGGGCCGGCCGGATCGACGCGAAAGCTGCCTTGGACAACCAGGTTCTCGCGTACGTGCAGGATGACCCGGGTGCCGTCAGCGTCACGTTCGGCACAGTCGAGGCCGGCGGTCCAGTGACGCTGTCGAAGACCATCAAGGTGGTCAACAAAGGCGTCAAGGCCGCGGAGTACTCGGTGGGCTACGAGGCGGTCAACAGCCTGCCCGGTGTCGAGTACACAGTGGACAAGAGCTCGGTCAAGCTGAACCCGCGCGGGGTCGCGACGGTGCAGGTGACGTTGAAGATCGCCGACCCGAAGGCACTGCGCAAGGTGCTCGACCCGACGATGGCGGCGACGCAGGCCGGCCTGGCGCGACAGTTCGTGGCCGACGCTTCGGGCCGGATCGCGTTCACCCCGAAGAACGGCTCGACCGTTCCGCTGCGGGTTGCCGTGTACTCGTCGCCGAAGCCGGTTTCGGCGATCACCACGCCGACCGGCGTGCGCTTCGGCGCGAACAGCGCCCAGGCCGTGCTGAACGTCGGCGGCAAGGGCATCGACCAGGGCACCGGCGCGCAGCGCTACCGCTCGCTGATCAGCGTGCTGGAACTGCAGGCCGAGTCGCCGCAGCTGCCGGAGTGCGACGCGCACGTCACGGCGGACTGCACGCTCAACCGCACCGCCAAGGGCGGCGACATCCGGTACGTCGGCGCCGCGTCGACGGCCCCGCTCGCCAAGGCCCAGGGGGATCCGGAGAACGCGATGCTGGCGTTCGGGGTCACCACCTGGAGCGACTTCGCGAACCTGGGCAGCAACACGGTGCCGTTCGTGGACATCGACACCACCGGCGACGGCAAGCCGGACTTCGAGACCTTCGTGACGAAGGCGACCGGGTCCGACGTCCTGCTGGTGAACACGGTGTCGCTGACCAAACCGGGCAACCCGTCGGTGGATCTGCAGGCGATCAACGGCCAGCTCGGCGACGTCGACACCAACGTGTTCGACTCGAACGTGATGGTGCTGCCGGTCAGCATCGCCGCGCTCGGGATCGACCCGAAGGCGGCGTCGCACCGGATCAGCTACACGGTCGGCACCGCCGGCTACTACGTCGCTCCGGGCAACAAGAACGGGCTGATCGACGAGGTCGGCACTCCGCTCTCGTTCGACGCGCTAGCGCCCGCGTACGCGGTCCAAGGCGGCGGCGACGCGGCTCTCGGCTACGCCGCTAAGCCGGGGACTGCTTTGGTGGTCAACCGGAACCAGGGTGCGATCGCCGGAGACAAGGCGAAGGGCCTGCTGGCGATCGAGCACCACAACGCGTCCGGGCAGCGAGCCTCGGTCGTGCGGATCGAATCGCAGCTGCAGCGCGGCTGA
- the serA gene encoding phosphoglycerate dehydrogenase: protein MTKPNKPVVLIAEKLAPSVLSVFGDEVEVRQVDGTDRPALLEAVKSADALLVRSATKVDAEVLGATTQLKVVARAGVGLDNVEVPAATERGVLVVNAPTSNIVSAAEHAVALLLAVARRVPAADQSLRGGEWKRSSFSGVEINGKTVGVVGLGKIGQLFAQRLAAFGAKLIAYDPYVSAARAAQLGIELVTLDELLERADAISIHLPKTPETKGLIDAEALKKTKPGVIIVNAARGGLIVEEALAEAVRSGHVGGAGIDVFVTEPTTESPLFNLPNVVVTPHLGASTAEAQDRAGTDVARSVLLALRGDFVPDAVNVSGGGSVGDEVRPYLSLTQKLGQVLTALNPKAPTSVTVEVKGELSSEDTSVLQLAALRGLFAGVVDDQVTFVNAPRLAEELGVQVELTSVSESPKFRSLVTIRAVHGDGTVLTVSGAVTGKDEVEKIVEVKGRHFDLRAEGDVLVLEYPDRPGVMGRVGTLLGEAGINIEAAQISQTTDGTDAMMLLRVDRHVDSNVLEPIGATVGAHTIRAVDFS from the coding sequence GTGACCAAGCCCAACAAACCCGTCGTCCTCATCGCGGAGAAGCTCGCGCCCTCCGTGCTGAGCGTGTTCGGTGACGAGGTAGAGGTCCGGCAGGTGGACGGCACGGACCGTCCCGCGCTGCTCGAGGCGGTGAAGAGCGCCGACGCGCTCCTGGTCCGATCCGCCACGAAGGTCGACGCCGAGGTGCTCGGCGCCACCACGCAGCTGAAGGTCGTCGCCCGCGCGGGCGTCGGGCTGGACAACGTCGAGGTCCCGGCCGCCACCGAGCGCGGTGTGCTCGTGGTCAACGCGCCGACGTCGAACATCGTTTCCGCCGCCGAGCACGCGGTCGCGCTGCTGCTCGCGGTCGCCCGGCGCGTTCCCGCCGCGGACCAGAGCCTGCGCGGCGGCGAGTGGAAGCGCAGTTCGTTCTCCGGCGTCGAGATCAACGGCAAGACGGTCGGCGTCGTCGGCCTGGGCAAGATCGGCCAGTTGTTCGCGCAGCGCCTCGCCGCGTTCGGCGCCAAGCTGATCGCGTACGACCCCTACGTCTCGGCCGCGCGCGCCGCACAGCTGGGCATCGAGCTGGTCACCCTGGACGAGCTGCTGGAGCGCGCCGACGCGATCTCCATCCACCTGCCGAAGACCCCGGAGACCAAGGGGCTCATCGACGCCGAGGCGCTCAAGAAGACCAAGCCGGGCGTGATCATCGTCAACGCCGCCCGCGGCGGGCTGATCGTCGAAGAAGCGCTGGCCGAGGCGGTGCGCAGCGGGCACGTCGGCGGCGCCGGCATCGACGTGTTCGTGACCGAGCCGACCACCGAGAGCCCGCTGTTCAACCTGCCGAACGTCGTGGTCACGCCGCACCTGGGCGCGTCCACCGCCGAGGCGCAGGACCGGGCGGGCACGGACGTCGCGCGTTCGGTGCTGCTGGCGCTGCGCGGCGACTTCGTGCCGGACGCGGTCAACGTGTCCGGCGGCGGTTCGGTCGGCGACGAGGTCCGGCCGTACCTGTCGCTCACCCAGAAGCTCGGCCAGGTGCTGACCGCGCTGAACCCGAAGGCGCCGACGTCGGTGACCGTCGAGGTCAAGGGCGAACTGTCCAGCGAGGACACCTCGGTGCTGCAGCTGGCCGCACTGCGCGGGCTGTTCGCCGGCGTGGTCGACGACCAGGTCACCTTCGTCAACGCGCCGCGGCTGGCCGAGGAGCTCGGCGTGCAGGTGGAGCTGACGTCGGTGTCGGAGAGCCCGAAGTTCCGCAGCTTGGTCACCATCCGCGCGGTGCACGGCGACGGCACGGTGCTCACCGTGTCCGGTGCGGTCACCGGCAAGGACGAGGTCGAGAAGATCGTCGAGGTCAAGGGACGGCACTTCGACCTGCGCGCCGAGGGCGACGTGCTGGTCCTCGAATACCCGGACCGCCCGGGCGTCATGGGCCGGGTCGGCACGCTGCTCGGCGAGGCCGGCATCAACATCGAGGCGGCGCAGATCAGCCAGACCACCGACGGCACGGACGCGATGATGCTGCTGCGCGTCGACCGGCACGTGGACAGCAACGTGCTGGAGCCGATCGGGGCCACCGTCGGCGCGCACACGATTCGCGCGGTCGACTTCAGCTAG